A single Bufo bufo chromosome 6, aBufBuf1.1, whole genome shotgun sequence DNA region contains:
- the GPATCH8 gene encoding G patch domain-containing protein 8 isoform X3 — MGMGRMEMELDYAEDATERRRVLEVEKEDTEELRQKYKDFVDKEKAIAKALEELRANFYCELCDKQYQKHQEFDNHINSYDHAHKQRLKELKQREYARNVSSRSRKDERKQEKALRRLLELAEQRKQSESAPGSGPMFKATTVVVDEEAVEDDDLPVSTFSTVQDSPKPVQEEKLSQAVVCVPTQPTSPAINFSFKNTSGPSSLQKVGFSFSFAKKTSLKLESSAAVFKDNIEEVGLTEEEKEEDKASADLISPIKSIEEENSKDNESKVEEEEDQEDNGASLASTLSKLKKMKREERGTHAGEPEYYHYMPPAHCKVKPNFQFLLFMRSTEQMQVENVPQKNEKKPTAITKNKAVKQTENRSEKNIVGDGKPSVPQPVSNSPPVLPKVDKKEDPADKETSNTANEEPPKSSPALVKEPQERPKHPTGPFFPVLSKDESTTLQWPSELLIFSQAEPSISYSCNPLYFDFKLYRNKDGKAKAVEKTKDNPGLNKEGATDADSSKDLNVTVKKESVPVVHTCAIQPKIATALSSDVKPESLEEGNRSEATRKSHKPKKKKKHKKSGKRKRKHKEGDEGTEQKIKKRKKHKHKKSKSSSKTVLKAEEAEQSTSPALGGCSKDTAPGKLLTKEDSGGNSNNKQDLHTSSKEPENKKAKMESKQSLPPPSQSTSASNHRNTPTKAKNPRSSAEYDSEDDASRKKSPSRYSDEYETASDRSRSRSRSGKRRRSYSSSSGESSDRSQYSRDRSYSDSDYSDYSSGSRGRSKRRAPGSDSDSVTSKRHSTRHKYSSSDYSRSRSRSRSRSRRRSRDRGRSSSSSRSRSKRRSRSLTGRSWKRSRSYSRDRSTSVRSHSGKGSHGRDSVDSRRSGRRDFNRSKVYRSHSPHYYRSGSRRESSRGSETRGASSTNLPRSSTEKDTGRCSLTAKQLLEKIQSRRLEKAASTTNDRNSKSGSKVKDPPQGYFGPKLPPVLGNKTAQLPLIGKLPAGSKGTVPYKGENESVETLVTVDGAQEKEKTSSKVDNVPESEPPASVAEPVAQDESVCFQPPAEGFGEGLSPNSLGNGSLPLPPVHGPLMPPPPDSEFFHSSTYPPVTAEPSSIRPDGEEEEEEEEEEEDSLAPLESQPITFTPEEMEKYSKLQQAAQQHIQQQLLAKQVKNFPAGALPHALQPSTPALQPIHIQQAPPPVSAASITTVQHAILQHAAAAAAMGMQHHPQSLAQVHHIPQPHLAPISLSHLTHSLIPAHHAAFLAGHPIHIIPASALHHAGPLTLHHLPHAALYPTLFAPRSASAAAATALHLHPLLHPIFSGQDLQHPPNHGT, encoded by the exons ATGGGAATGGGACGTATGGAAATGGAG TTGGACTATGCAGAAGATGCCACAGAACGAAGACGTGTCCTGGAGGTAGAGAAAGAAGACACTGAGGAACTGAGACAAAAATATAAA GATTTTGTGGATAAGGAGAAAGCCATTGCAAAAGCCCTGGAAGAGCTGCGGGCTAACTTCTACTGTGAGTTGTGCGACAAGCAGTATCAGAAGCACCAGGAGTTTGACAACCACATAAACTCTTATGACCACGCACACAAACAG AGATTGAAGGAGCTTAAACAGAGAGAGTACGCCCGAAATGTTTCTTCTCGATCACGGAAAGATGAGCGCAAGCAGGAGAAGGCTTTGCGAAGACTTCTTGAATTggcagagcagagaaagcagtcTGAAAG TGCTCCTGGCAGTGGTCCCATGTTCAAGGCAACTACAGTTGTTGTGGATGAGGAAGCCGTGGAAGATGATGATTTGCCAGTCAGTACATTTTCAACGGTGCAAGACAGTCCTAAGCCTGTTCAGGAGGAGAAGTTGTCTCAAGCTGTCGTCTGTGTTCCTACACAACCCACTTCCCCAGCTATAAATTTTAGTTTTAAAAACACCTCTGGCCCGTCCTCTCTTCAGAAAGTAGGTTTCTCCTTCTCTTTTGCCAAGAAAACGTCTTTAAAGTTAGAGTCCTCAGCGGCTGTCTTCAAGGATAATATTGAAGAGGTAGGATTAACAGAGGAGGAAAAGGAAGAGGACAAGGCATCTGCTGATCTCATATCCCCTATAAAGTCAATAGAAGAGGAGAACAGCAAAGACAATGAAAGTAaagtggaagaagaggaagaTCAAGAAGATAATGGCGCCTCCCTCGCAAGCACTTTATCAAAACTGAAGAAGATGAAACGTGAAGAAagggggacacatgctggtgaacCAGAGTACTATCATTACATGCCACCAGCACACTGTAAGGTAAAACCAAATTTCCAGTTTTTACTTTTCATGAGatccactgaacaaatgcaggtgGAGAATGTCCCTCAGAAGAATGAGAAGAAACCAACTGCCATTACCAAGAACAAGGCTGTCAAACAGACTGAAAACAGAAGTGAAAAGAATATTGTTGGTGATGGCAAGCCTTCTGTGCCTCAACCAGTTAGCAATTCCCCTCCAGTTTTACCCAAAGTTGACAAGAAAGAGGATCCAGCAGACAAAGAAACATCTAACACTGCAAATGAAGAACCTCCCAAAAGTTCTCCTGCACTGGTGAAAGAACCGCAGGAAAGGCCCAAGCACCCAACTGGTCCTTTTTTTCCAGTGCTGAGCAAAGATGAGAGCACAACACTGCAGTGGCCCTCTGAGCTTTTGATATTCTCTCAGGCAGAACCTTCCATCTCCTATAGTTGTAACCCATTATATTTTGACTTCAAGCTTTATCGAAACAAAGATGGAAAGGCCAAAGCTGTAGAAAAAACTAAAGATAACCCAGGTTTGAACAAAGAAGGTGCAACAGATGCTGATTCAAGCAAAGACCTGAATGTAACAGTTAAGAAGGAATCTGTCCCAGTGGTACATACTTGTGCAATACAACCTAAAATCGCCACTGCACTTTCTAGTGATGTAAAACCTGAAAGCCTTGAGGAAGGGAACAGAAGTGAAGCTACGCGGAAATCCCACAAgccgaaaaaaaagaaaaagcacaaGAAGAGTGGCAAGCGAAAACGGAAACACAAAGAAGGAGACGAGGGTactgaacaaaaaataaagaaaaggaaGAAGCATAAGCACAAGAAGTCAAAAAGTTCTTCCAAAACAGTGTTGAAGGCAGAAGAAGCAGAGCAAAGTACATCTCCTGCATTGGGAGGTTGCTCAAAAGACACTGCACCAGGAAAGTTGCTGACTAAAGAAGACAGTGGAGGGAATTCAAATAATAAACAGGACCTTCATACATCTTCCAAAGAGCCAGAGAACAAAAAGGCTAAAATGGAGTCCAAGCAATCGCTTCCTCCTCCCTCACAATCAACTTCCGCCTCAAATCACCGAAATACACCCACCAAGGCTAAAAACCCACGTAGTAGTGCAGAGTATGATAGTGAGGATGATGCCAGtagaaaaaaatccccatcaaggtACAGCGACGAGTATGAAACTGCAAGTGACCGATCCAGAAGTCGATCAAGATCTGGAAAGCGGCGGCGGTCTTACTCTTCCAGTTCTGGAGAGTCTTCAGATAGAAGCCAATATAGTCGTGACCGAAGTTATTCTGATAGTGACTACAGTGACTATAGCAGTGGATCTAGGGGGCGATCCAAGCGGCGGGCACCAGGCTCAGATTCGGACTCTGTGACATCTAAGAGGCATTCCACTAGACATAAATACTCCTCCTCTGATTACAGCCGTAGTCGTTCTAGGAGCAGAAGTCGCTCAAGAAGGAGGAGTCGGGATAGAGGTAGGTCTAGTAGCAGTAGTCGGAGTCGGAGCAAAAGAAGGAGCCGCAGTTTAACTGGTCGTAGCTGGAAGCGCAGCCGTAGTTACAGTAGGGATCGTAGTACAAGTGTTCGTAGTCATTCTGGAAAAGGATCTCATGGGAGAGATAGTGTTGATAGTCGTAGAAGTGGTAGACGGGACTTTAACCGCTCTAAGGTTTATCGATCACATTCCCCACATTATTATCGTTCTGGCAGCCGAAGAGAGAGCAGTCGAGGGTCTGAAACGAGAGGCGCAAGCAGCACTAACCTGCCCCGCAGTAGCACTGAGAAAGATACAGGCAGATGTTCCTTAACAGCAAAACAACTCCTAGAAAAGATCCAGTCTCGACGTTTAGAAAAGGCAGCAAGCACAACAAATGATCGCAACTCCAAGTCAGGATCAAAAGTAAAAGACCCACCTCAGGGATACTTTGGGCCAAAATTGCCACCTGTTCTTGGTAATAAAACTGCTCAACTCCCATTAATAGGCAAACTGCCAGCAGGGTCCAAAGGCACAGTGCCTTACAAAGGTGAGAATGAGTCGGTAGAAACATTGGTCACTGTAGATGGAGCACAGGAGAAAGAAAAGACCTCTTCCAAGGTAGATAATGTCCCAGAGTCTGAACCTCCTGCATCTGTTGCAGAACCAGTGGCCCAAGACGAATCTGTTTGCTTCCAGCCACCTGCTGAAGGGTTTGGAGAGGGACTCTCACCCAACTCTTTGGGTAATGGAAGTCTTCCATTGCCACCAGTCCATGGCCCATTGATGCCTCCACCACCTGATTCAGAATTTTTTCATTCTTCGACTTACCCTCCTGTAACAGCTGAACCGAGTTCTATTCGGCCAGATGgggaagaagaggaagaagaggaggaggaagaggaagattcATTAGCACCTCTGGAAAGCCAGCCCATCACTTTTACCCCTGAAGAAATGGAAAAATACAGCAAGCTACAGCAGGCTGCTCAGCAACATATACAACAACAGCTGTTGGCCAAGCAAGTTAAGAATTTCCCAGCCGGAGCTCTCCCACATGCACTGCAGCCTTCAACACCAGCCCTCCAGCCTATACATATTCAACAGGCACCACCCCCAGTTTCTGCTGCCTCCATCACCACTGTACAACATGCTATCCTCCAGCATGCTGCAGCTGCAGCAGCTATGGGTATGCAACATCACCCGCAATCTCTGGCACAGGTCCACCACATCCCTCAGCCACATTTGGCACCCATTTCCCTTTCTCACCTTACACACTCTCTTATCCCAGCCCACCATGCTGCATTCTTAGCTGGCCATCCCATACACATAATTCCTGCCTCTGCCCTTCACCATGCTGGGCCTCTGACCCTTCATCATCTCCCTCATGCTGCCCTATACCCAACTCTGTTTGCTCCACGTTCTGCCTCAGCTGCAGCAGCCACAGCGTTACACCTCCATCCTCTTCTTCATCCTATCTTCTCAGGCCAagacctgcaacatcctccaaacCATGGGACTTGA